One Carya illinoinensis cultivar Pawnee chromosome 5, C.illinoinensisPawnee_v1, whole genome shotgun sequence genomic window, CTGGATGTGCCAGAGGAATatggattatatatatgcatagagAAAAGGATAAATTAGCAACTTCCTCTTCTAATTTTCTTACCCACCCAACAAATGCATTCTTGCACAATAAATGCATTCGTGCACAATAATGCACAGATACAATGCTGGATGTAATGAAGTAGTAATGGAGCATATGGGGGAAAAAAACATATTCTCCCAACTTCGTCTTACTTTCTCCCGCTTGCAAAATTGGAGAAAACTTACCTTTTGTACCAACATGGATACTGCAAGTTAAGCAAAACTAGTAACCAAAAGTCTGTTAGTGTATATGCTAAAGTCCATGGGGCAAGATTGGCATAGCCTGAAGAATAGCACAATGATCTAAATTAGTATAATATACTGATTACTCTTGCATACTGTATGAGAAATATATACTCTAATGCATACATGGTTGGTATGCTCAAACCTGATCACTGGCTGGAGGCCTTACTTGTGTTAGATTACTACACTGGGTTGGGATAACAACCTCGTCAATACCACCTCCAACTTCTTCTGCTGGTTTAGGATCAACATTTTGTGATTCCTCCACAAATATTCTCCTATAAGTCTAAAATGGAAAATAGAGTATTACACATTAGGAAAAAATTTGTGTACAAATAGAAATTTCTACACATAAAAGAGAGATTTTTATAATGTAATACTTGTTTCTTCTTTTGCTTCCTTCCAGCCTTCTCGACCATTGGGACCTTTCTTCGAGTTGGTGGTTTGCCTTTCCCACGAACAACGTGTGGACTTATATTTTCTTACCTCTATCGGCATCGACATTCTCTTTTAACCTCGTTGATCCTGACTCAGCCTATAATCCTACTACCTTCTGCTCAAACTATTCCAAAAGATGAAAGAAAGCATTCACATGCTCATCATTCCATGGTACACGTCTCATAAATCTTAGACATCTTTTAACAACAACGTCATGCCACCGTGAATCCGTATTGCCCCAAAAATCATCATAGCTACTCTTAACCAGCCTATAAGGTCTCTTTATGtctttcctccatcgatctaagACATATTTATCTGGCACGTGATGAATGTACTTCAGTTGATAGACTTTAAATGCATGCCTACAGATAATCCCCCTCATTTTAAACAGGGCACAAGTGCATTTAACTTCGAATTCCTCTTCATTCAAGTAAACTATGTATTTCACAATTTTGGTTTGTCCATTGGGGGTGGAAATTTCTTCGAGCACATCGAAAGTGGAAATGCTGCCTTGTGTGCTGACAAGCGAGGGGTTACATAAAAGCATCCCCCAAACCTTGGATTGGACCTCTTTAAATTTAGCATTTGTGTACAATGATTGAAACTGCCTCTCAATTTTGAATGACGAAACACACGGGATCGTTTGGTTACACGACTGGAAATCAGCTGCCGTCTCCGTCTCCATCTCCACCTTCTTTCTCAAAGCATTGTCAAATTGATCGACAAATTCTTTTAACGTTGTACCGGAATGGAAAAATCAGTCGAAGAAGGCGTTCATGCTTTCAGACCGCTGGGTAGTGCTCATACCAGCCCAAAATACACCTTTGAAATAAACCAGTACCCAAAAAGACCTCTCCGTGTACAACCTCTCCAACCATGCATTTCCCATAAGGTCATACTTAGAATTAGCTGCTGCCACTTCTTGTCAAATTCATCACAAGGCTGTGTATCATAGATTGCATTCTGAATTGCAACCTTCAAGCTTGCGTCGTATTCCGAGTGGAATCCCAATTTCTCTGGCCATTTTCGTATTATATGCCAGAGACAATATTTATGCCTTGTTTGCGGGAATACAATGCCAATGGCATTCTTCATTGCACGGTCTTTGTCTGTTATGATGGCTTGGGGTGCCCGTCCATTCATGCATTCTAACCATGCTTCAAACAACCAAACGAACGTACTTGTATCCTTGCTTGAAATCAACCCTGCCCCCAAGAGTATGGACTGTCCATGATGGTTGACATCAACGAAGGGAGTGAACGGCATTCCGTACCTATTTGTTAGGTACATTGTACGAAGGTGATAATATCTCCAAAAACCTCGTATGCCGCTCGACTTCGTGCGTCAGCCCAAAACACATTCCTCACTCTaaactcatcatccacatccatGACAAACACAAAGCCATCAttcattttcctcattctcTTAAAGTAGTTATTCAATGCTTCACCACCCCCTTTACCCATTCTTAAATATCTGGCTTTGTCGAATTAATTCCTGCAATCTTTCTCTTGAAAATCTAAATTCTCAAACCCCCCAGCTTCAGTCACAAGTGCTTGGAAATTTTTATTCATCCGAATACCCGCTCTGTCATTCAAGTCGAGCATCCTCTGATTGTATTCATCTAAAACTTTGTGAGATCTAAAGAATCTAGATTTCTATGGGCTAACAGTACTATGGTTGTGAAGCAGATCAACATTGGTCAACACCCATTCCCCATTCACAAACCGAGCATTTACTTTTGTCTTACAATCCATTTTTGTCGTTGGTCGTGGCTTTGATAAATTACTATAGCTAGGATAATACCTTCCCCTACGTGCACAACCAATCGTCACATATTTGGCATTCCCATctagatctctctttgtccGTTTGATAATAACACCAAAACCCTCTTGTTTGGCATATCATTTGTAATACAGTAAAACCTCTTTatcaaatgaaaatttcatACCAGTTGTTGGCGGGTCAactttatcatcatcatctgatAGATCATCATTCATCCCCTCCGCATTTGGCGATATATTTATGTCCGGTTCAATTTCTGAAAAGAATGCTAACCAATATTAGCtgaaaaaatttctattttattggCATGGGATGTTAACTCATATGACGAAATGTGTACCTCCAACATTCTTTTCACTTGCGCAATGTGGGTAGGGGGTAGTTGGTCTTCATGGTGGCATTGTTGAATGCTGTATTTTCCTTACTATGTTATTCAGTAAGAAAAATACGGAGGTACaagaaaaaatcaagaaaatagaCTGAAGTAAACTACCTGAGTTGTATTTTCACCTCGTCTCGACTCATCCGGATTACTCGACGTAAGGGATGGCATGGTTGGTCCAAAGGGTGGCAATGAGGAATACTGCAGTTACCCATGAAGTCGCATTGTGTTAGAATAACTGAAACCCACGCACGcactaaaatgaaaagaataaatttcatataaatatgaaTTTATAGAAAATAGTGAAGTGAACTACCTGCGTCGTATCTTTAGCTCGTCTGAACTCCTTAGGATTACTCAACGGAGGGGATGGTAACAGAGGTCCAAAGGTTGGTTTTGCGAAGGGGGGTGGCATTGCAACATACTGCAGTTACCCACCCATAGTGTTAGAATATCAAACACACGCAcgcaccaaaaataaataaagaagataaTTAAATAAAGTCACAAAAATAATAGAGATGAGATTGAAGTGAACTACCTGTATCGTATCTTCACCTCATTTGAACTCCTCCAGATTACTCAACGGAGGGGATGTCAACGGAGGTCCAAAGGGTGGCATTGCGAAGGGGGGTGGTATTGCCACATACTGCAGTTACCCACCCCACTGTGTTAGAAATGCTCAAACCCGCACACACACCAAAAAAACACATAAAgaacataattaaataaattcagGCCAATAATCGATATGAGATTGAAGTAAACTACCTGCATCGTATGTTCACCTCGGCTCAACTCCTCCGGATTACTCGACGGAGGGGATGGCAACGAAGGTCCAAAGGGTGGCATTGCCACATACTATAGTTACCCACCCCACTGTGTTAGAAATGCTCAAACCCGCGCACGCACCAAAAAAACACATAAAgaacataattaaataaattcaaaaaaatattaaagatgagatTGAAGTGAACTACTTGCGTCGTATGTTCACCTTGGCTCAACTCCTCCGGATTACTTGATGGAGGAGATGGCAACGGAGGTCCAAAGGGTGGCCTTGCCACATACTGCAGTTACCCACCCCACTATGTTAGAATTGCTCAAACCCAGACATGAACTAAGGctgaaaatttcaaataatcgATAAATTAAATAAGGAAGAGAATGAAGTTTACAAAACCTGCGTCGTATCTTCACCTCGGCTCAACTCCTCCAGATTACTCGACGGAGGGGATGGCATCATTGGTCCAAAGGGTCGCATTGGCACATACTGCACCACTCGGACTATGTTAGAATAACTCAAACCCACGCACGCActaaaaaaacttattatttataaaatcaaagcaagaaGAGAATGAAGTGAACTACCTAGTTTGTATCTTCACCTCGTCTCAACTCCTTCGGATTACTCGCCATCGAGGATGCCATGATTGGTCCAAAGGGAGGCATTGCGACATACTGCAGTTACCAACCCACTGTGTTAGAATAACTCAAACCCATGcaacaaaacaaatatatatatatatatataaatatagggAAGGATAAAATAACTTTACCTGGCTACCCCAAGCATATGgatatggaaatgtatttggaGGCATCATATATGGTGGATTATATGGATTTACAGTACCATAATATTCCTATAACATACAAAAAAGAACCTTTAATGGATTAAGTAAATGCTACAGGAAAATATATGACAACACAATAGAATCAAATAACCAATGTGTAGCCTACATGGGTCGTAGAAATCGACGTAGAAGGCCTGGGTGGCCTTCCATATTCCTCTTTGCCCATCATGATTGTTGGACTAAGTATTGAGAACAAGAATAATGCATCAATATAAGAAATCCCTCAACCTACACATAACCCTAATCAGGCAACTGCAACATGCATTCAAAATATAAtgtcagaaaaattaaaaataacgaGGAAATATGCTAAATAACCCTCATAATCAATCCTCATAATTAATTATGCATACCCCATGTACAGAAAAGAAACACACCTAATTAGATGTTCAAGAGCTGGAAAAAAACTGCCCAAAAACCTCATTAAAAGTAGTCTCATTCAAGAGTAAAAGGGCCACTTGTAAATGCAATAAACAAGCTAACGGATCTCCAAGGCAGGATTTTTGGCAAGTAAAACAGGTTCTATGTGCCAGGATCTTGGTTATTATTGCAGCTCAACGACTTTCGCTTTaaacaatatatttaaatgttgtTGGAGCAACTCGCATTATATCCTTCTCATATTTGATTAAacattctcaaatattttaatgGCTAATCTGCtgctaatttataatttatatttgggGAAAATTCATCCACAGGTACAGCTCCTCCTTCTTCCTACCACTGTGGTCGTCAACGTGTGAAGTAACATTAAAGGCCTACACATTCTTAATCTTACTGGTTTGAGGAAGAGATATTTGTGCCTAACTGGTATAGATTATAAAAactgtaaaaatatttaaaattttcatcacaCACTCTCCTACTCTTATCCTAGAATCTTAATTGGAGTTATTCTTTCACCGTCCAAtattctaatattctaatacCTAATATTCTAATACCTTTGTTGTCATTTAAAAGATGGATTTAGCTACTGTGAAAAGGTAGGAAGGACAAGAAAAAACCAAGCTGTGATCCCTAGAGTTATATGGATGATGAAAATAATGATGGAACTGATGAGCAGTTTCCTTTGATTTGCAAAACCTAGAGAATTGTAGCTATATGTTTTTTAGTACGTGTTAAGAAGTAAATAATGATGACAATGTAGCTATATTGAAACTGTGGCCTTGTCATCTTAAGATTTCaggattttgaataaaatttaagttcTTTAAGTCACTTGTCCGTATGTtactgatattttttttttatcattatcattgctataatttagttttctttctttctatataCGGTTTGGAGATTTGATGTCAGTTAAATGCTGGGGTCTATCAACTCATTGTCTAGATTTTATTAACCGTGATCATAAATTACCTCTGTGTTCCCTTTTCCTCTTTGCATCATTGTTTTGGAGCTTTATGATCTTGCCTTCTTTATTTACAGGAAAAACTTATATAGTAATCAAGTTCTTGTAATCACTAGGCAAGCTGGAGTGGGAAAATCTGTACGTTTTCATGttcttcattcattcattaatGCCTTTGCCCAATTTATTGTACATGCAAAGATGATTATATAGTCACTTTAAAATGAATTCCTTTATCAAAAGCACATAATCTTATTTATGGGCAGTAACAGCAAACTCAACCATGAAAGGTGATTAAGGtggttcaaaaaaaaaaaaagttgaactcCCCAATTAAGAAGATTTACATGAAACATAATTGCTCGAATCAACTACACCTTAATAAGCATAATGAGCAACATATGATTACAAGTGAATGGGGAAGAATCGTATTCTATATTAAGTATAAGAATATATACAGACAAATGATTTATCATACAACAATTAATTTGGGTCACAACTAACAATGTAAAGTcactttgtttatataattaacatttgttttttataagtattgttGATGAAAAATATGTGCAGTCCTCATTCATCTAACATTTAATGGATATCTAATTAACATCTAACATATCTAATTAGATATGGGAGGGGCCAATTTTTAAAGCAAGGTGGGCAGACTAGAAAAAGCCACCACATGGCACCAAATTAGTCAAATTCATGGGATGCCCACTATGTATTATGGACATGGTATTgtcctctttatttttgttcattctgcacacacacacacacaaatgaagaagaagaagaggctaTAATTGAGTTGGGGAAATTATCATATAGATGGGGTCTTGGGTTTTTGATTTCCCTATCAAAAGACCTAAAGTAAGTCAGTCATTGACTCCTTGTGATTATGAATAACAATATTGAaacaagaagaaaggaaaatcaTGTTAATCAGGTGGGGCCTCCATTCAATTGACAATCTGTTTAGGCCTCCATTCCAATCTCATGCATCAACAGTGACAAAAGCAGCATCATGATTATCACAATcaaattcatttcataaaaaccCAAATGATCCATACTGACATTCACCTCTcaggtgaaaaataaaatcacaaactATAAGTTAAACTAAACAACACCTACAAAAGCATACAACTAGGTACATACATCACTGTTGAAGTAATTAaagtaatgaaaatataaaCTGATCATAGAAGAATGACTACGTAAAACTATTCCTCATTTTTCACACTTCTTCAATACACAGGAGTGCCTTTTTATAGACACTTAAATAACAACTCTATAACATCCCAAAACTGTCAACCTTTCATATTGTGACATCTGTTTACAATTCTGTTATTGAGACGCGGTTATTTGGAGAGGCTGTGGTTGAGGAATATTCTGAGATGATGGAATGCTGCTGTGAATGCGTGGTGCTGTATTGCTGCTGTGAGTACTGGTGTGCTGTGCTGGTGCTGCGCTACTGCTTGCCTTAATACCCTTCCGCGAATCAAGCGGCACTGACTTGAGAGTGAGGCTTGATCGAAGTAGTAAGAATCTGGTTGAGGACAGAGGCTTTGTGAGGATGTCGGCCAATTGATCTTTGCTTGAAATGAAGGAAACTTGAAGGGACTTAGATGCAACCCGGTCTCTCACAAAATAATAGTCGAGCTCCACATGCTTGGTCCGTGAGTGAAGAATTGGGTTAACTGACAGATACGTTGCGCCAAGGTTGTCACACCAGAGTGTAGGTGGTTGGGCCAGAAATATGCCAAGTTCTTGCAGTAAATATTGAACCCAAATCAATTCACAGGCTGTGTTGGCTAAGGTTTTGTACTCGGCTTCAGTGGAAGACCGAGCAATAGGAGGCTGTTTTTTTGAACCCCAGGCCACCAGATGATTACCAAGAAATACACAAAACCCTCCCGTTGACTTGCGATCATTAGGGCATCCAGCCCAGTCAGCATCAGAGAAGGCAGATAAATGCAGTGAGGAGGTTGGAGATAGAAAAAGTCCTAAAGTCCGGGTGTTATTGAGGTAACGCAGAATGCGTTTGACGGCTTGCCAGTGGGGCTGCTGAGGACAGTGCATATACTGACACACCTTATTAACTGCAAATGAGATGTCAGGATGTGTAAATGAAAGGTATTGAAGACTGCCCACAATTATTCTGTACAATTGTGGATCCTCAAATGTGTTCCCATCTAGAGCATTTAATTTTATAGACAACATTGGAGTGGAAACAGATTTTGAGTTATGCATGTTTGTGCGTATGAGTAAATCAGTGATGCATTTTGTTTGGGTACAAAATAACCCAGAGGTGTTCTAAGAGACTTCTATTCCTAAGAAGTAATGTAAATGTCCTAAATCTTTGACAGGAAAGGTTACACCTAAGGATTGAATAAAATCAGAAATCAAAGAGTTATTGGATCCAGTAACTATtatatcatctacatagactAAGATATATATGCAATCAgaattatttcaaaatataaacaGAGAACTATCTGAACGAGAAGAATGAAAACCAAGGGAAATCAATCGATCACTGAGTTTTGCAAACCAGGCCCGAGGTGCCTGTTTTAATCCATAGATCGATTTACGTAACTTACAGACGTATGAAGGATGATCGGGATTCACGAAACCTGGAGGCTGGCTCATGTAGACTGGTTCTTcgagatcaccatgtaagaacgCATTCTGAATGTCCAGTTGATGAAGAGACCAGTTAGAGGTGACAACAAGAGATAGGATGACACGAATGGTAACGGGTTTGACTACAGGGACTGAAGGTTTCAAAGAAATCACAACCGGGTTGCTGGTGGAATCCTTTGGCCACAAGGCATGCCTTGCGACGCTCAAGGGATCCATCAGCTCGACgtttggttttgaggatccACTTAGATCCCAGAACATTGAACCGACTGGAAGGTGGGACTAAATCCCACGTATGATTCTGAAGGAGTGCCTGGAACTCGACGTTAATGGCTTGGCGCCACTCAGGGTGTTTGGATGCCTCAGTGAAGGAGGTTGGTTCCTCGGGAATGATTTTAGTGGGGGGAGTATGAGTTTTTGAGTCGATTTGAGTGAGAGATGTGGACGGATTGTTGGGTTTGGAGGGCGGCCATGGAATGGTGCCATCAGTGAGACGATGAGGACAGTGGATGTTGGAGTGTGATCTAGTTTGCATACGATGAGAGGGATTGATGGTGGTAGGCCGTGAGGGAGGGGGTGAGTGGGAAGAGGAGGTTTCTGAAGGGGGCGGCCGATTCTCAGAGTACGAAGAAGGGGGTGGGGATGGAACCCTAGAATTGGTTTGAGAGGAGGATGTGGATTCGACTGGGTCAAGTGGTGGGCTAGGTGTGGGAGTTGGGCTGACCATTGAAGTGGTAATGGGATAATCGGGAGGTGTATGAGAAGAATTGGGTAGGTGGAACAACAAGGGAGATGCTGGGTTTTGAGTGACTGTTGTGGGCCGAGGGTGATTTATGGGCTGAAACAGAAATTGATCTTCATGAAATATCACATCTCGTGAGATGTAAGTCCTGCCTGAGGCAATGTGATGACAAATGTAAGCTTTGTGATTTGGGCTGTAGCCCATGAAGACGCAAGGAAGAGATCTGTAATCCATTTTGTGTGCGTTGTATGGTCTCAAATTGGGCCAACAGGTGCacccaaaaactttcaaaaaattgtaatcTAGAGGGTGACCCATGAGTGTTTCAAAAGGAGATTTGTTTGACAGTGTGGGAGTAGGCATGCGATTAATCAGATATACAGCCGTTTGAAATGCCTCGACCCAAAATTTTTGAGGCATATGAGAGTGAGCCATAAGAGCAAGGCCGGTTTCAACGACGTGACGGTGACGTCTTTCAATACTTCCATTTTGTTCATGAGAGTAAGGACTTGTGATGCGATTATTTATtcccattttttggaaaattggATGGAGAGGGCGaaattcccctcccctccccgaTTGTATAGACACAATTTTAGTGGAAAAAGTATTcgtaacaaattgaagaaaagctATGATTAAAGACGTAACATTAGACTTGATTTGCATGGGAAAGAACCATAGGTTATTGGAAAAGTCATCTAAAACAGAAAGATAATAGCGACATCCAAAAGTAGATAACGCTGGGGCCGGGCCCCATACATCCATAAAGAGTAATTGAAAAGGTAGAGTAGATCTGGAACTAGATGAAGGATGAGGGAGATTGTGAGCCTTGGCTTGTGGGCAGGAGACACACGGAGTGGACCCAATTTGTGAAGATGGAAGATGATGTTGTTGAAGAGTGAAGTTTGTAATTCTGGAAGAAGGGTGGCCCAACCGGAGATGCCATAGGTGAGGTGAAGTCAGTGAGCTAAGAAGTGCTTGAGGAGAAGAAACAGGAGTGTGAGATGCTTGGACGATAGAAGTTGAAAGAACATACAGTCCGTTCTCAATGGTACCCCGAAGAAGAGCTGCCTGGGTTCGAgaatccttcacaagaaaatagctagagtgaaattcaaaaaagaCACTATTATCTTGACAAAATTGTCTAACAGAAAGCAAGTTACAGGAAATTAATGGAA contains:
- the LOC122310126 gene encoding protein FAR-RED IMPAIRED RESPONSE 1-like; the protein is MGKGGGEALNNYFKRMRKMNDGFVFVMDVDDEFRVRNVFWADARSRAAYEVFGDIITFVQWLISSKDTSTFVWLFEAWLECMNGRAPQAIITDKDRAMKNAIGIVFPQTRHKYCLWHIIRKWPEKLGFHSEYDASLKVAIQNAIYDTQPCDEFDKKWQQLILSMTLWEMHGWRGCTRRGLFGYWFISKVYFGLTYRRIFVEESQNVDPKPAEEVGGGIDEVVIPTQCSNLTQVRPPASDQAMPILPHGL